From the bacterium genome, one window contains:
- the trxA gene encoding thioredoxin, translating to MEHLTKQTFLDKVFDYENKKEWEFSGELPCIIDFYADWCAPCKMVAPILEELAEEYKGKVNIYKVDTEAEQELAAVFGIRSIPSILFVPKSDKPQMAAGALPKESFVQAINEILLTEDVAVEKN from the coding sequence ATGGAACATTTGACCAAGCAGACCTTTCTGGATAAGGTTTTTGACTACGAGAATAAGAAAGAATGGGAATTTTCCGGCGAACTGCCCTGCATTATCGACTTTTATGCCGATTGGTGCGCGCCGTGCAAGATGGTTGCCCCGATCCTCGAAGAACTGGCTGAAGAGTACAAAGGCAAGGTGAATATTTACAAGGTCGATACGGAAGCAGAGCAGGAACTCGCTGCCGTGTTCGGTATTCGTAGCATCCCTTCCATTCTTTTCGTGCCCAAAAGCGACAAACCGCAGATGGCCGCAGGCGCCCTCCCGAAAGAGAGCTTCGTGCAGGCGATCAACGAGATTCTTCTTACCGAAGACGTGGCTGTCGAGAAAAACTGA
- a CDS encoding sensor domain-containing diguanylate cyclase, which translates to MNVEISEQCMEFHGELLGMLTTHRHYERIFHLVVDRIARLYRCQSCAIILIDPETELLSVENCTGISHTFCKEFRSRVSTTAIGELLWTGRPILIPDASSQMDLASQVQLEQPFASCLAVQLSSHHKTLGYLYADTTRVGAFDEEDVSVFKSFANLAALALYQNRLYERNMHLDAIDHETGLQQYSFFSDNLLKNLVRARNSGEYVGLLMMDIDNFGAIAATFGAEAKRAFLDEFGKTILAHLRSYDAACRYGADEIIVMLPDTRLDATLGIAGELCGHIRSRTFTNHRIQTTVSCGAAAFPGDGDDAESLILSVKRSVFEAQRAGRDRIYHRERSATPDPAELP; encoded by the coding sequence ATGAATGTTGAGATTTCAGAACAATGCATGGAGTTCCATGGCGAACTCCTCGGCATGCTTACGACGCACAGACATTATGAGCGCATATTCCACCTTGTCGTGGATCGCATCGCCCGCCTGTATCGATGCCAGTCATGCGCTATCATCCTGATCGATCCCGAAACGGAACTGCTCAGCGTGGAGAACTGCACAGGCATTTCGCATACGTTCTGCAAGGAGTTCCGCAGTCGCGTTTCCACAACTGCCATCGGAGAGTTACTGTGGACGGGGCGCCCGATCCTTATCCCCGATGCTTCTTCGCAGATGGACCTTGCCAGCCAGGTACAACTCGAACAGCCCTTTGCCTCCTGCCTGGCCGTGCAGCTTTCTTCCCATCACAAGACGCTGGGGTATCTGTACGCGGACACCACTAGGGTAGGTGCATTTGATGAGGAGGATGTTTCCGTGTTCAAGAGCTTCGCAAACCTGGCAGCGCTCGCCCTCTACCAGAATCGTCTCTATGAGCGCAATATGCATCTCGATGCCATCGATCATGAGACAGGTCTGCAGCAGTACTCGTTTTTCTCCGACAATCTCCTGAAAAATCTTGTCCGTGCGCGGAATTCCGGCGAGTATGTGGGATTGCTGATGATGGATATCGACAATTTCGGTGCAATCGCAGCCACATTCGGCGCGGAAGCAAAGCGTGCGTTTCTGGATGAATTCGGGAAAACAATACTCGCGCATCTGCGCAGCTACGATGCGGCGTGCCGCTATGGCGCCGATGAAATCATCGTCATGCTGCCGGATACCAGACTCGATGCAACACTGGGTATTGCCGGAGAGCTGTGCGGGCATATTCGCTCCAGGACGTTTACGAATCACCGGATTCAGACCACAGTAAGCTGCGGTGCCGCTGCCTTCCCGGGCGACGGGGATGATGCGGAATCGCTGATCCTCAGCGTCAAACGGTCTGTTTTCGAGGCGCAGCGCGCTGGACGCGACAGGATTTATCACAGGGAAAGAAGCGCCACCCCGGATCCGGCAGAACTGCCGTAA
- a CDS encoding YceI family protein: protein MNWFKFLPLLLVGLTLTATSQTTWRFDHAHSKIGFGVTHMVIAEVDGNFKDYEGTVTTKGDDFSNASVKFTVDVASIDTDNDKRDDHLRSDDFFNASKFPKMVFVGTSMKKTGKNTYKLMGDLTIRDVTKPVTLDVKHNGTIKDPWGNTRAGFHMTGALNRFDYNLKWNTLTEMGGAVVGKEVRLDIDVELIQESDES, encoded by the coding sequence ATGAACTGGTTTAAGTTTCTTCCGTTGCTGCTTGTCGGTCTCACACTGACGGCTACTTCCCAGACCACTTGGCGCTTTGATCATGCACATTCGAAGATTGGCTTCGGAGTGACGCACATGGTTATCGCCGAAGTTGACGGGAATTTCAAGGATTACGAAGGTACGGTGACCACGAAGGGCGACGATTTTTCCAACGCCTCCGTCAAGTTCACCGTGGATGTCGCCAGTATTGATACGGACAATGACAAGCGCGATGACCATCTGCGTTCGGATGATTTCTTCAACGCGAGCAAGTTTCCGAAGATGGTGTTTGTCGGCACGTCGATGAAGAAGACCGGGAAGAACACCTACAAGCTGATGGGTGATCTGACGATTCGCGATGTGACGAAACCGGTGACGCTTGATGTGAAGCACAACGGAACGATCAAGGATCCGTGGGGCAACACCCGTGCGGGATTCCACATGACCGGTGCGCTCAATCGATTCGACTATAATCTGAAATGGAACACTCTGACAGAGATGGGTGGCGCCGTCGTCGGGAAGGAAGTCCGTCTCGACATCGACGTCGAGCTCATCCAGGAAAGCGATGAGTCTTGA
- a CDS encoding MarR family transcriptional regulator, translating into MSLEQDIKQARFKSEYHKLAVNILYTHGWLVSRLSAILKPRGITIAQFNILRILRGQHPQPATISLLQDRMLDKMSDTSRLVERLRGKGLVERTADAEDRRRVAVRITPEGLKVLEAIGDFEAVLEPMFEAFSEAKAGDINDALDAMREMDARDVSANSVK; encoded by the coding sequence ATGAGTCTTGAACAGGATATAAAGCAGGCACGCTTTAAAAGCGAATATCACAAGCTGGCCGTGAATATACTCTATACTCACGGCTGGCTTGTGTCGCGTTTAAGCGCGATACTCAAACCGAGGGGTATCACGATCGCGCAGTTCAACATTCTGCGGATTCTCAGGGGACAGCATCCTCAGCCGGCGACGATTTCCCTGCTGCAGGACCGCATGCTCGACAAGATGTCGGATACATCGCGGCTGGTTGAGCGGTTGCGAGGAAAGGGACTGGTGGAAAGGACGGCGGATGCGGAGGACCGGAGACGGGTGGCTGTGCGCATTACGCCTGAGGGGTTGAAGGTTCTCGAGGCCATCGGCGACTTTGAGGCAGTGCTTGAGCCGATGTTCGAGGCGTTTTCCGAAGCGAAAGCAGGGGATATCAACGACGCCCTGGACGCAATGAGGGAAATGGACGCGAGGGATGTGTCCGCCAATTCAGTGAAATAG
- a CDS encoding sulfite exporter TauE/SafE family protein: MIWSAFVIGIVGSVHCLGMCGPIVLVLPGNVRERWSFFFSRVLYNLGRAITYAFMGLVVGFVGQSIALAGYQQWLGIAAGALMILTVLLPTRAARKVLPTKHYDRVLGTLKARLGKLLGNSSQSSLFTIGLLNGFLPCGLVYMALAGSLAMGSALGGAAYMFLFGLGTLPLLFAASYAGGMITGEMRRKITRLIPVGVVILGVLFILRGLSLGIPFISPDMDMMKKKGSMAPEQAQVEMQTGETPPCCQ; encoded by the coding sequence ATGATCTGGTCAGCTTTTGTCATCGGCATCGTCGGAAGCGTGCACTGCCTCGGCATGTGCGGTCCGATCGTTCTCGTCCTTCCCGGCAACGTACGCGAACGCTGGAGCTTTTTCTTCAGCCGCGTCCTTTACAACCTGGGCCGTGCCATCACCTATGCGTTCATGGGACTGGTGGTGGGCTTTGTCGGGCAGAGCATCGCTCTTGCGGGATATCAGCAATGGCTGGGCATCGCCGCCGGTGCGCTGATGATACTCACCGTACTTCTCCCCACCCGGGCCGCACGTAAAGTGCTGCCCACAAAACATTACGATCGCGTGCTGGGCACGCTCAAAGCACGCCTGGGCAAACTGCTTGGCAACAGTTCGCAGTCGTCCCTCTTCACCATCGGCCTCTTGAATGGTTTTCTCCCGTGCGGACTCGTGTACATGGCGCTCGCCGGGTCGCTGGCCATGGGATCCGCCCTCGGCGGAGCTGCGTACATGTTCCTCTTTGGCCTGGGCACATTGCCCCTGCTCTTCGCCGCCAGTTATGCCGGGGGAATGATCACCGGGGAGATGCGCCGGAAAATCACGCGGCTCATCCCCGTCGGCGTCGTCATTCTCGGTGTGCTGTTCATCCTTCGCGGGCTCTCCCTCGGTATCCCGTTTATCAGTCCCGATATGGATATGATGAAAAAGAAGGGCAGCATGGCGCCGGAGCAGGCGCAGGTGGAAATGCAAACCGGTGAAACGCCTCCCTGCTGCCAGTAG